Proteins encoded in a region of the Mucispirillum schaedleri ASF457 genome:
- the hybB gene encoding Ni/Fe-hydrogenase cytochrome b subunit — MSKQREYAIHKAPILTPAFFIVLAVICIGMALVVYRYFVGIGPVSNLSNGYPWGIWLSYDVATGSAIACGGYVLAVTVYIMNNFKYHSMVRSAVLASMFGYSLAGLSVMVDIGRYWNSYGFFVPSRMNPNSALFEVALCIMAYCVVLILEYLPAVFEKFADSDKAKSPKLVEFGKIWEKRFSTALFVIVAIGATLPTMHQSSLGTLYVLMGYKLDPMWQTGFLPLLFLSNAYLMGFSITAFETVLSTRLLKRPFEKEIVDLSKVIPFVVGFWLIVRVISVTLNGGWSNAFAFSTQSIWFWLELILVIVPSLMILTCKYARSESGIFLVGMLLLIGGGMYRIGVYNVGFNPGAEWNTYFPSVAEFLITLSFIAIEIFGYMVLVKLTPVLPNLENHGHHH, encoded by the coding sequence ATGAGTAAGCAAAGAGAATATGCAATCCATAAAGCCCCTATTCTTACTCCTGCATTTTTTATTGTATTAGCAGTGATATGTATAGGTATGGCTCTTGTTGTTTACAGATACTTTGTAGGTATTGGTCCTGTATCTAACCTTTCAAACGGCTACCCTTGGGGTATATGGCTTTCCTATGATGTGGCGACTGGCTCTGCAATTGCCTGTGGTGGTTATGTATTAGCAGTTACTGTATATATCATGAATAATTTTAAATATCATTCAATGGTTAGGTCGGCAGTTCTCGCAAGTATGTTTGGATACAGCTTAGCAGGTCTTTCAGTTATGGTGGATATTGGTCGTTACTGGAACTCTTACGGCTTTTTTGTACCTAGCAGAATGAACCCTAATTCAGCACTTTTTGAAGTTGCACTTTGTATCATGGCATACTGTGTGGTATTAATACTTGAATATCTCCCTGCAGTGTTTGAAAAATTTGCAGACAGCGATAAAGCAAAATCTCCAAAACTTGTGGAATTTGGCAAAATATGGGAAAAAAGATTTTCAACAGCACTTTTTGTTATTGTTGCAATAGGTGCTACTCTGCCAACAATGCACCAGTCATCATTAGGAACATTATATGTATTAATGGGCTATAAACTTGACCCAATGTGGCAGACTGGCTTTTTACCACTGTTATTTTTAAGCAATGCTTATTTAATGGGCTTTTCTATAACAGCTTTTGAAACTGTTCTTTCTACAAGATTATTAAAACGACCATTTGAAAAAGAAATAGTAGACTTATCAAAAGTTATCCCTTTTGTTGTGGGCTTTTGGCTTATAGTAAGGGTTATTTCTGTTACTTTAAACGGCGGCTGGTCAAATGCTTTTGCATTTTCTACTCAGTCAATATGGTTTTGGCTTGAACTTATATTAGTTATAGTGCCATCACTTATGATTTTAACATGCAAATACGCTAGAAGTGAAAGCGGTATATTCTTAGTTGGTATGCTTCTTTTAATCGGCGGAGGTATGTATAGGATTGGTGTATATAATGTAGGCTTTAATCCTGGAGCAGAATGGAATACATATTTCCCAAGTGTAGCAGAATTTTTAATTACTTTAAGCTTTATTGCCATAGAAATATTTGGATATATGGTGCTTGTTAAATTAACCCCTGTGCTTCCAAATCTGGAAAACCATGGGCATCATCACTAG
- a CDS encoding nickel-dependent hydrogenase large subunit — protein sequence MPVNGNRITVDPITRIEGHLRIDVEVEGGKVSNSWSSAQAFRGIETIMRGKDPRSAWAMTQRFCGVCTTTHALCSIRTVEDALNVPVPVNAHMLRNLVSTMQSLQDHIVHFYHLTALDWVDIVSALSADPATAGKIAESLAAYSPIGKAWPTNSFNAMKNAKDRLAAFVGTKNLGIYGSGYWGHKDMRLTPEINLIAFAHYLEALEYQRKIAEAVAIIGSKNPHIQNLTVGGVSTAINFDSMAALNMERVQWIKKLLDDTADFVRCVYIPDVIAIAGAYKDWFNLGKCSPNYIAVPDIPMNSELTEFGLKGGIIIGDNFREIKTWKDEALRKGITENTTHAWYKNPQDTLHPYDGEQIPSYTDWQENGKYSWAKAPRFEDNVTQTGPISQVLAGYMAGDPLVKKYVDFVASKAGVTIPQLNSVMGRNAARAIRSLLMVDHAYLCLEKLLDNCKTDQSYVNYLKEVPTDKEYIGVGFNEAPRGMLSHWIKIKNGLIENYSAVVPSTWTAGPRDDKGRKGPYEESLMNLPVAEMDKPLEIIRSIHSFDPCIACAVHTIDPEGKEIVNVKIR from the coding sequence ATGCCAGTTAATGGAAATAGAATTACAGTAGACCCGATTACAAGGATTGAAGGTCACTTGCGTATAGATGTAGAAGTAGAAGGCGGTAAAGTTTCTAACTCTTGGTCATCTGCTCAAGCATTTAGAGGTATTGAAACTATTATGAGAGGCAAAGACCCACGCAGTGCATGGGCTATGACTCAGCGTTTCTGCGGCGTATGCACAACAACTCATGCATTATGCTCTATTAGAACAGTTGAGGATGCTTTAAATGTGCCTGTTCCTGTTAATGCCCACATGCTTAGAAACTTAGTATCAACTATGCAGTCTTTACAAGACCATATAGTTCACTTCTACCACTTAACAGCATTAGACTGGGTAGATATTGTAAGTGCATTATCTGCAGACCCTGCAACAGCTGGTAAAATCGCAGAAAGCCTTGCTGCTTATTCCCCAATAGGCAAAGCATGGCCGACAAACTCTTTTAATGCTATGAAAAATGCTAAAGATCGTTTAGCAGCTTTTGTTGGAACTAAAAATTTAGGTATTTATGGCTCAGGTTACTGGGGTCATAAAGATATGAGACTTACTCCAGAAATAAACTTAATTGCTTTTGCTCACTATTTAGAAGCATTAGAATATCAACGCAAAATTGCTGAAGCTGTAGCTATTATAGGCAGTAAAAATCCACATATCCAAAACTTAACTGTTGGTGGTGTATCTACTGCAATTAATTTTGACAGTATGGCTGCTCTTAATATGGAAAGAGTTCAGTGGATTAAAAAACTTCTTGATGATACAGCTGATTTTGTAAGATGTGTATATATTCCAGATGTTATTGCAATCGCTGGTGCTTATAAAGACTGGTTTAACCTTGGTAAATGTTCGCCTAACTATATCGCAGTGCCAGACATACCAATGAACAGCGAATTAACTGAATTTGGTTTGAAAGGTGGCATAATTATTGGCGATAATTTTAGAGAAATTAAAACTTGGAAAGATGAAGCATTAAGAAAGGGTATTACAGAAAACACTACTCATGCATGGTATAAAAACCCACAAGATACACTGCACCCTTATGATGGAGAACAAATTCCATCATATACTGACTGGCAGGAAAATGGCAAATATTCTTGGGCAAAAGCACCACGCTTTGAAGATAATGTTACTCAAACTGGTCCAATATCTCAAGTATTAGCAGGCTATATGGCAGGCGACCCACTTGTTAAAAAATATGTTGATTTTGTTGCATCAAAAGCTGGTGTAACTATTCCACAGCTTAATTCTGTAATGGGCCGTAATGCAGCAAGAGCAATCAGGTCCTTATTAATGGTTGACCATGCATATCTCTGCTTAGAAAAATTACTTGATAACTGCAAAACAGACCAAAGCTATGTAAACTATTTAAAAGAAGTGCCAACTGATAAAGAATACATTGGTGTTGGTTTCAATGAAGCACCACGCGGTATGCTTTCTCACTGGATTAAAATTAAAAATGGTTTAATTGAAAATTATAGTGCAGTTGTTCCATCTACATGGACAGCAGGTCCAAGAGATGACAAAGGCAGAAAAGGTCCTTATGAAGAGTCATTAATGAACCTTCCTGTTGCAGAAATGGATAAACCACTTGAAATCATACGCTCAATTCACTCTTTTGACCCTTGCATAGCTTGTGCAGTTCACACTATTGACCCAGAGGGCAAAGAAATAGTGAATGTAAAAATAAGATAA
- a CDS encoding IS3 family transposase: MFKKAGSLNAVKGTESSTEKAQIITALRLYYSLDILLSVSNMKRSTYYYNVKKPAALDKYAEVKTSILEIYEKSNKTYGYPRISKVLEKLGYTYDRKTVYKLMKELKISSLIRVKKRYKQGRVSHICSNKLNRAFTSERPCLKWVTDVAEIKINNEKVYLSAIMDLYNREITAYSVSKYNNEEMVIDNLKQAIDKTKDTTGLMIHSDQGILYQANQFRKLLKENNIEQSMSRRGNCYDNAVMESFFATLKCELVYINKFKNIEQFKYELEKYIDFYNNYRIKANGLTPLQEKEIYLVA; this comes from the coding sequence ATATTTAAAAAAGCTGGAAGCCTTAATGCAGTCAAAGGAACAGAGAGTTCAACAGAAAAAGCACAAATAATAACTGCATTAAGGCTGTATTACAGTTTGGATATCCTGTTGTCTGTGAGTAATATGAAAAGAAGCACTTACTATTATAATGTTAAAAAGCCTGCTGCATTAGATAAATATGCAGAAGTCAAGACATCTATATTAGAAATATATGAAAAATCTAACAAGACTTATGGTTATCCAAGAATATCAAAGGTATTAGAGAAACTGGGTTATACTTATGACAGGAAGACAGTGTATAAATTGATGAAAGAACTAAAAATTTCATCACTAATCAGGGTTAAGAAAAGGTATAAACAAGGCAGAGTAAGTCATATATGCAGCAATAAATTAAACAGAGCCTTTACAAGTGAGAGACCATGTTTAAAATGGGTAACAGATGTGGCAGAGATAAAAATTAATAATGAAAAGGTGTATTTATCAGCAATAATGGATTTGTATAACAGAGAAATAACAGCATACAGTGTAAGCAAATATAATAATGAAGAAATGGTAATAGATAATTTAAAACAGGCAATAGATAAAACAAAAGATACAACAGGGTTAATGATACATTCAGACCAGGGTATATTATATCAGGCTAATCAATTTAGAAAGTTATTAAAGGAAAATAATATAGAGCAGAGTATGTCAAGGCGTGGCAACTGCTATGATAATGCTGTTATGGAAAGTTTCTTTGCTACTTTAAAATGTGAATTGGTTTATATTAACAAATTCAAAAATATAGAACAGTTTAAATATGAACTTGAAAAATATATTGATTTCTATAATAATTACAGAATAAAAGCTAATGGACTTACACCTTTACAGGAAAAAGAAATTTATTTAGTGGCTTAG
- a CDS encoding cation:proton antiporter produces the protein MTEHEALFLFLMAIGAFFMPFISKRLLLPAAVGEIIYGIVIVSVLPHGENQLEMVEYFSALGFLILMYLAGLEIDFDRFRDLSRKEFLLYVSVFIPVAVVAWYLSFYLNLHWSFAIIFFTSGIGLLFPVLRDTELIKTDFGQKLLIITMIGEILTLAGLTIFTIISKYGYTINSARQILYLAVFFIVIYLFMKILKVALWWKPNLQSVFLEVGNTTETGMRANFVILFAFVAFAAVLEIAFVVGAFVGGMMFALVFAGRDGVLDKLGGVGYGFFIPIFFISVGMRVTFDDFLQKDVILLALLIITSLFLSKAAGTILLLFSSIPKQKLLLVATGLSFPLTMLVVVSSIFYDLELIDKMQTSAVLLASMISAIIFPWIFKAFAAVIMPDEDVR, from the coding sequence ATGACTGAGCATGAAGCACTGTTTTTATTTCTTATGGCAATAGGTGCTTTTTTTATGCCTTTTATCAGTAAAAGGCTGCTTTTGCCTGCTGCTGTTGGGGAAATAATATATGGCATAGTTATAGTTTCTGTTTTGCCCCATGGTGAAAACCAGCTTGAAATGGTTGAATATTTTTCAGCTCTCGGCTTTTTAATTCTTATGTATTTAGCTGGGCTTGAAATAGATTTTGACAGGTTCAGAGATTTATCAAGAAAAGAATTTTTGCTTTATGTATCAGTTTTTATTCCAGTGGCTGTTGTTGCATGGTATTTATCATTTTACTTAAATCTGCACTGGTCATTTGCTATTATATTTTTCACATCAGGTATAGGGCTTTTGTTTCCAGTTCTTAGGGATACAGAGCTTATAAAAACAGATTTTGGTCAGAAGCTTTTAATTATTACTATGATAGGCGAGATACTAACTCTTGCAGGGCTTACTATCTTTACTATTATATCTAAATATGGATATACAATAAATAGTGCAAGGCAGATTTTATATTTAGCAGTATTTTTTATTGTAATTTATTTATTTATGAAAATCTTGAAGGTTGCACTTTGGTGGAAGCCTAATCTGCAGTCTGTATTTTTAGAAGTAGGTAATACAACGGAAACAGGTATGCGGGCTAATTTTGTAATACTTTTTGCATTTGTTGCTTTTGCTGCTGTTTTAGAAATAGCTTTTGTTGTGGGAGCATTTGTTGGCGGTATGATGTTTGCCCTTGTTTTTGCAGGCAGAGATGGTGTGCTTGATAAGCTTGGCGGAGTTGGCTATGGGTTTTTCATACCAATATTTTTTATATCAGTTGGTATGCGTGTAACATTTGATGATTTTCTACAGAAAGATGTTATTTTGCTGGCACTTCTAATTATTACATCGCTGTTTTTATCAAAAGCAGCTGGGACGATACTGCTTTTATTTTCATCTATTCCTAAGCAGAAACTTTTACTTGTTGCAACAGGTCTTTCATTTCCTCTTACTATGCTTGTTGTTGTATCAAGTATCTTTTATGATTTAGAGCTAATAGACAAAATGCAGACATCAGCAGTTCTTTTAGCATCAATGATTTCTGCTATTATATTCCCATGGATATTTAAGGCTTTTGCAGCTGTGATTATGCCTGATGAAGATGTAAGATAA
- a CDS encoding NAD-binding protein codes for MASKKVLLFGLGFFQRRLLKMLADERPCVVVDINGDLVERVTNEYSNVTGIEGEASSIVIWKKINLEDISHIVSSLQDFDVVLEICRIARQVYNLQIPIVLMLYKNDRREELEQFDVKVINPILIASESVLNIIQKNYARPNNIGLGNGEIVEVIIRRRSHIVDRKMRFLAPSRWKVAAVYRNASFIVPDGDFKLQIGDRVVLVGEPKVVENIVNILMIGKPEFPLQYGQSFAVLTGGLVERDSVEINYFFNNTKAKKYLWYDTEHHKVTDTKEIEIIQKAGCEFGGTLKNFRSAAYLHDVGTLAVSGSAGFGLFNRKLKYYFKKTHHPILICRGRMPYNEVLVLLNGSIPERLIETGAEVAAHFGVPCRCIYVVPPGALKTNQDTYDMESRKNFVRDYENLTRTKIPLLILEGNPVHKVLSEVDDKLNNLLIVSANSKDSISFLNPHTSFLIASRTNNSVLVLPDEDSND; via the coding sequence TTGGCATCTAAAAAAGTGTTACTTTTTGGGCTTGGTTTTTTCCAACGCAGGTTATTAAAAATGCTTGCAGATGAAAGACCCTGTGTTGTTGTAGATATAAATGGTGACCTTGTGGAGCGGGTAACTAATGAATATAGTAATGTTACAGGTATAGAGGGTGAAGCTTCCAGTATTGTTATATGGAAGAAAATCAATTTAGAAGATATTTCTCATATTGTGTCATCTTTGCAGGATTTTGATGTTGTTTTAGAAATATGCAGGATAGCTCGTCAAGTATATAATCTTCAAATTCCAATTGTATTAATGCTTTATAAAAATGACAGGCGTGAAGAATTAGAGCAGTTTGATGTAAAAGTGATTAATCCAATATTAATCGCGTCAGAATCTGTTTTAAATATTATACAAAAAAACTATGCAAGACCTAACAATATAGGGCTTGGTAATGGTGAGATAGTAGAGGTTATTATCCGCAGGCGTTCCCATATAGTTGATAGAAAAATGCGTTTTTTAGCACCAAGCAGGTGGAAAGTAGCAGCTGTATATAGAAATGCCTCATTTATAGTGCCTGATGGTGATTTTAAGCTTCAAATAGGGGACAGGGTCGTGCTTGTAGGCGAGCCAAAAGTTGTAGAAAATATTGTAAATATTTTAATGATAGGCAAGCCTGAATTTCCATTGCAGTATGGGCAAAGTTTTGCAGTGCTTACAGGTGGTTTAGTAGAGAGAGATTCTGTTGAAATAAATTACTTTTTTAATAATACAAAGGCAAAAAAATATTTGTGGTATGATACAGAACATCATAAAGTTACAGATACAAAAGAAATAGAGATAATACAAAAAGCAGGTTGTGAGTTTGGCGGCACTCTTAAAAATTTTCGCAGTGCTGCATATCTTCATGATGTAGGAACATTAGCAGTGTCAGGTAGTGCAGGGTTTGGTTTATTTAATAGAAAGCTAAAATATTATTTTAAGAAAACTCATCATCCTATTCTTATATGCAGGGGCAGAATGCCTTATAATGAAGTGCTGGTGTTATTAAACGGCAGTATTCCTGAAAGACTTATTGAAACAGGTGCAGAGGTCGCTGCCCATTTTGGTGTGCCTTGCAGATGTATATATGTTGTGCCACCCGGTGCTTTAAAAACTAATCAGGATACTTATGATATGGAATCTCGTAAAAATTTTGTCAGAGATTATGAAAATTTAACAAGAACAAAAATACCACTTTTAATACTAGAAGGTAATCCTGTTCATAAAGTTTTGTCAGAAGTAGATGATAAATTAAATAATCTTTTAATAGTGTCAGCTAACTCTAAAGACAGTATATCATTTTTAAACCCTCATACATCATTTTTAATAGCATCCCGCACAAATAACAGTGTGCTTGTGCTTCCAGATGAGGATTCTAATGACTGA
- the hybA gene encoding hydrogenase 2 operon protein HybA, protein MKTNRRDFLKAAAGSAATAGVLTLAPSYAVASDEGEPFAKDTMVKFYDSTVCIGCQACVVACYETNFVNRADNLNKPKEERNFIENNDVIPVLAEEDQFNPQAPWIRVNGLDYRLRTIIRKYVDENEKSHFIKQNCMHCKKPGCVSACPVSALQKDKDDGVVTYDPNRCIGCRYCQMACPFNIPAFEWHRANPKITKCDMCRSTINLKTNDFDIDAEGNAVYKDNPKKGTACTKVCPTGAVLYGRREDMLALAHDRINKSKEKGENKYYEDTARGESVLGEKVYGGTGELVISAVDFRKLDFPVDKIGDRATAYKSEGIQHTIYKYGIAPIALFAALSIVVRKNVKKHHEHEED, encoded by the coding sequence ATGAAAACAAATAGACGCGATTTTTTAAAGGCAGCAGCAGGCTCTGCAGCAACAGCAGGTGTGCTAACTTTAGCTCCGTCTTATGCAGTAGCATCAGATGAGGGGGAACCTTTTGCTAAAGATACTATGGTTAAATTTTATGATTCAACTGTATGTATTGGCTGTCAGGCCTGCGTTGTTGCATGCTATGAAACAAACTTTGTAAACAGAGCTGATAATCTTAACAAACCAAAAGAGGAACGCAATTTTATTGAAAATAATGATGTTATTCCTGTTTTAGCAGAAGAAGACCAGTTTAATCCACAAGCTCCGTGGATACGCGTGAATGGTCTTGATTACAGACTTAGAACTATTATTAGAAAATATGTTGATGAAAATGAAAAATCTCATTTCATTAAACAGAACTGTATGCACTGTAAAAAACCGGGCTGTGTATCTGCATGTCCTGTAAGTGCATTACAAAAAGATAAAGATGATGGTGTTGTTACTTATGACCCTAACCGCTGTATAGGCTGCCGTTATTGTCAAATGGCATGTCCATTTAACATACCAGCATTTGAATGGCACAGAGCAAATCCAAAAATTACTAAATGTGATATGTGCCGCTCAACAATTAACCTTAAAACTAATGATTTTGATATTGATGCAGAGGGTAATGCTGTATATAAAGATAACCCTAAAAAAGGCACTGCATGTACAAAAGTATGTCCTACTGGTGCTGTATTATATGGCAGAAGGGAAGATATGCTTGCTCTTGCTCATGACCGTATTAATAAATCAAAAGAAAAAGGCGAAAACAAATATTATGAAGATACAGCTAGAGGCGAATCTGTTCTTGGCGAAAAAGTTTATGGTGGAACAGGCGAGCTTGTGATTTCTGCTGTTGATTTCAGAAAACTTGACTTCCCTGTTGATAAAATAGGTGATAGAGCAACTGCTTATAAATCAGAAGGCATTCAGCATACAATTTATAAATATGGTATTGCTCCAATAGCCCTTTTTGCAGCATTATCTATAGTTGTTCGTAAAAATGTTAAAAAACATCACGAACATGAGGAGGACTAA
- the typA gene encoding translational GTPase TypA, whose product MKNLSQNNSLRNIAIIAHVDHGKTTLVDAMFKQSGVYRDNQVTEERAMDSMDIEKERGITITAKNCSVSWHGTKINILDTPGHADFGGEVERALSMVDGAILLVDASEGPLPQTRFVLKKALERGLVVIVCINKIDRKDARPHEVIDEVLDLFIDLDATEEQLDFPILYAVGRDGVASLTLEEQGKDLKPLFDMILKKIPAPAYDEESTFKMLVSDLGYSDYLGRLAIGKIRSNITNINDGLIIFNEKGESKPARVSKIQSYSGMELVDNTNPQPGDILVVAGMAEVTIGDTICSKDNTEPLPRISVDEPTVAMKFTINKSPLAGKEGKIVQAAKIKERLAKEVLRNVSIKVEDAAEKDSFIVKGRGELQLAILIEEMRREGFELNVGRPQVIFKKQDGIRLEPVENVYIDCEEPYLGVITEKLSMRKGRMTNLVNKGTGRVRAEFSIPSRGLIGYRDDFLTDTKGTGIINTLFAGYEEYRGDFPVRHTGSLVSDRAGVAVGYGLFHLEPRGQLFVVPGDAVYEGMVIGEYNKDNDLNVNPCKEKKLTNMRASGKDEALTLRPILPMTLEKAIHFIADDEMVEVTPQSIRIRKIILSAQERHTLRGKKLQGIEDLDD is encoded by the coding sequence ATGAAAAATTTATCACAAAATAATTCATTAAGAAATATTGCAATTATTGCCCATGTTGACCATGGTAAAACAACTCTTGTTGATGCTATGTTTAAACAAAGCGGCGTATACAGAGATAATCAAGTTACTGAAGAAAGAGCAATGGATAGTATGGATATTGAAAAAGAAAGAGGCATCACTATCACTGCTAAAAACTGTTCTGTTAGCTGGCATGGCACTAAAATCAATATTTTAGATACTCCAGGACATGCCGATTTTGGCGGCGAGGTGGAGCGAGCATTATCTATGGTTGATGGTGCCATACTTTTAGTAGATGCTTCTGAAGGACCACTTCCGCAAACCCGTTTTGTTCTTAAAAAAGCACTTGAAAGAGGTTTAGTAGTTATAGTATGTATTAACAAAATAGATAGAAAAGATGCAAGACCTCATGAAGTTATAGATGAAGTTTTAGACTTATTTATTGATTTAGATGCAACAGAAGAACAGCTTGATTTTCCTATCCTTTATGCAGTAGGCAGAGATGGTGTTGCATCCCTTACTCTTGAAGAACAGGGAAAAGATTTAAAACCACTTTTTGATATGATTTTAAAGAAAATACCTGCTCCTGCCTATGATGAAGAATCAACTTTTAAAATGCTTGTTTCAGATTTAGGATATTCTGATTATCTTGGCAGACTTGCTATTGGTAAAATAAGAAGTAATATTACAAATATTAATGACGGACTTATTATTTTTAATGAAAAAGGCGAATCAAAACCTGCAAGAGTTTCTAAAATTCAGTCATATTCTGGTATGGAATTAGTTGATAACACTAACCCACAGCCGGGGGATATTTTAGTCGTCGCGGGTATGGCTGAAGTTACTATTGGTGATACAATTTGCTCTAAAGATAACACTGAACCGCTTCCTAGAATATCAGTTGATGAACCTACAGTTGCTATGAAATTTACTATTAATAAATCTCCACTTGCTGGTAAAGAAGGCAAAATTGTTCAGGCTGCTAAAATTAAAGAAAGGCTGGCAAAAGAAGTGCTTAGAAATGTATCTATTAAAGTAGAAGATGCAGCAGAAAAAGACAGCTTTATTGTTAAAGGCAGAGGCGAACTTCAGCTTGCTATTTTAATAGAAGAAATGAGAAGAGAAGGCTTTGAGCTTAATGTGGGAAGACCACAGGTTATATTTAAAAAACAAGACGGTATTCGTTTAGAGCCTGTTGAAAATGTATATATTGACTGTGAAGAGCCATATCTTGGTGTTATTACTGAAAAACTTTCTATGAGAAAAGGCAGAATGACTAATCTTGTAAATAAAGGCACTGGCAGAGTTAGAGCAGAGTTTTCTATTCCTTCCCGTGGTCTTATTGGTTACCGTGATGATTTCCTTACAGATACAAAAGGAACTGGCATTATTAATACACTTTTTGCAGGATATGAAGAATACAGAGGTGATTTTCCAGTCCGCCATACTGGCTCACTTGTTTCAGACAGAGCAGGGGTTGCAGTAGGTTATGGACTCTTTCATTTAGAGCCTAGGGGACAGCTTTTTGTTGTGCCGGGTGATGCTGTATATGAAGGTATGGTTATTGGAGAATATAATAAAGATAATGATTTAAATGTAAACCCTTGTAAAGAGAAAAAACTTACAAATATGCGTGCATCTGGTAAAGATGAAGCACTTACACTGCGACCAATACTTCCTATGACACTTGAAAAAGCTATACATTTTATTGCAGATGATGAAATGGTGGAAGTAACACCACAGTCCATACGAATTAGAAAAATTATCCTTTCAGCGCAAGAAAGGCATACTCTGCGGGGGAAAAAATTACAGGGTATTGAAGATTTAGATGATTAA